The following proteins are co-located in the Methylomonas sp. 11b genome:
- a CDS encoding VPLPA-CTERM sorting domain-containing protein produces MKFKTSLLAFAGVLSMLSGNASAALISLDGNGFTAIYDDTNLGLFGAPTLSGDGNSVLFSPLNFKAQATGTQGTVFTNSNVQFDIRPDANLSLSGVSLVENGDYRLVNRSGSITLAPSVDASGQLRLTNLWNGVDHIATNFSAGPLTDSCATSSGCPLSTWSASATLNTPVAWGNADVRVRIQNDLTAESFNVGDSALIEKKQSSQSLVFTPFVEGGSTAVPVPGAVWLFGSALAGLTGLRRKVSQ; encoded by the coding sequence ATGAAATTTAAAACTTCGCTTCTGGCATTTGCCGGGGTACTTTCAATGTTAAGCGGGAACGCTTCGGCGGCATTAATTTCGTTGGACGGTAACGGCTTTACGGCTATCTATGACGATACCAATTTAGGCTTGTTTGGCGCCCCGACTTTATCGGGTGACGGCAATAGCGTTTTGTTCTCGCCGTTGAACTTTAAGGCCCAAGCAACCGGTACGCAAGGCACGGTGTTCACCAACAGCAACGTGCAGTTTGACATCAGACCCGATGCGAATCTGAGTTTGAGTGGCGTAAGCCTGGTGGAAAACGGCGACTACCGTCTGGTCAATCGTTCCGGCAGCATCACCTTGGCGCCTTCGGTCGACGCATCCGGTCAATTGCGTTTAACCAATCTGTGGAATGGAGTGGATCATATCGCGACCAACTTTTCCGCTGGTCCATTGACAGATTCCTGCGCCACATCGTCCGGCTGCCCGCTAAGCACTTGGTCGGCCTCGGCTACGTTGAATACGCCTGTTGCTTGGGGTAATGCCGATGTTCGCGTCAGAATCCAAAACGACTTAACCGCCGAATCTTTCAATGTAGGTGATTCCGCATTGATCGAGAAAAAACAATCATCACAAAGTCTGGTATTTACGCCGTTTGTTGAAGGCGGATCAACCGCAGTGCCTGTTCCTGGCGCTGTCTGGTTGTTTGGCTCAGCTTTGGCGGGCCTGACTGGTTTGCGCCGCAAAGTAAGCCAGTAA
- a CDS encoding redoxin family protein, whose product MRTVMIGQKVPPLSVSEWVQGQSVNFEQLRGQVVLVAVFQVNCPGCFLSCLPQVLALKQRYAESGLTVLGLATAFEDFDKNNLQNLKRLVETGEVIGETLRVLSGRGLLQDGKLPYRLDFPVAMDRLTKREFGSIESEIDAFISQRLSDLEQDIGLRQPHVRAQVKQYLQTLDYHAETFEFFQLQGTPSYILVDRAGLLVQCKFGAYPDLETDILKLL is encoded by the coding sequence ATGCGAACGGTAATGATCGGTCAAAAAGTGCCGCCCCTATCGGTTTCCGAATGGGTGCAGGGACAGTCTGTCAATTTCGAACAATTGCGTGGTCAAGTTGTGTTGGTGGCGGTGTTTCAAGTCAACTGTCCCGGCTGTTTTTTGTCTTGTTTGCCACAGGTCTTGGCGTTAAAACAACGTTATGCCGAGAGCGGTTTGACCGTGCTGGGGTTGGCTACCGCGTTTGAGGACTTCGATAAAAATAATCTGCAAAATCTAAAACGCTTGGTTGAAACCGGCGAAGTGATCGGCGAAACCTTGCGAGTGTTAAGTGGGCGAGGTCTGTTGCAGGACGGCAAGTTACCGTATCGCCTCGATTTTCCGGTAGCAATGGATAGATTGACCAAGCGCGAATTTGGCAGTATCGAAAGCGAAATTGACGCTTTTATCAGCCAACGCTTGAGTGATTTGGAACAAGACATCGGTTTGCGGCAACCGCATGTGCGAGCGCAGGTAAAACAATATTTACAAACCCTGGATTATCACGCCGAAACCTTCGAATTTTTCCAGTTACAAGGTACCCCATCCTATATTCTGGTTGATAGAGCGGGCTTGCTGGTCCAATGTAAGTTTGGGGCGTATCCCGATCTGGAAACCGATATTCTCAAGCTGTTGTAA
- a CDS encoding YajQ family cyclic di-GMP-binding protein has protein sequence MPSFDIVSELDSHEVTNAVDQANKEVATRFDFKGSNACFEQQDDSIVMKAESTFQLQQMLPILYAKMGKRGIDISSLESGKIQDTGKTAQQPITLKQGVGTDLAKKIVKLIKDKKLKVQAAINGDKVRVTGKKRDDLQEVIQMLRTEDLEQPLQFNNFRD, from the coding sequence ATGCCATCATTCGACATCGTTTCAGAACTCGACAGCCACGAAGTGACCAACGCAGTGGACCAGGCCAATAAAGAAGTCGCTACCCGATTTGATTTCAAAGGCTCCAATGCCTGTTTCGAACAGCAGGACGATAGCATCGTGATGAAAGCCGAATCGACTTTTCAACTGCAACAAATGTTGCCTATTTTGTATGCCAAAATGGGTAAACGCGGCATCGATATTTCCAGTTTGGAAAGCGGCAAGATTCAGGACACCGGCAAAACCGCTCAGCAACCTATCACCTTAAAGCAGGGTGTGGGCACCGATCTGGCGAAAAAAATCGTCAAGCTGATCAAGGACAAGAAACTAAAAGTCCAGGCCGCGATCAACGGCGATAAGGTGCGCGTGACCGGCAAAAAACGTGACGACTTGCAGGAAGTGATTCAAATGTTGCGCACCGAAGACTTGGAGCAACCGTTGCAGTTTAACAATTTTCGCGACTAG
- a CDS encoding MoaD/ThiS family protein, giving the protein MPTVKMTSHLYRFLPGLEGRAITVPAGSVAEVLQAVNQLAPGFTDYILDERGALRRHVYLSVDDTIVVDRKTLSDRVSEHEVVYIFQALSGG; this is encoded by the coding sequence ATGCCGACTGTAAAAATGACTTCGCATCTTTACCGCTTCCTTCCTGGATTGGAGGGCCGCGCAATAACGGTGCCGGCCGGTTCGGTGGCGGAAGTTTTACAAGCCGTCAACCAGCTTGCTCCAGGATTCACCGATTACATACTGGATGAACGCGGGGCGTTGCGCCGCCATGTTTACCTTAGCGTTGACGATACCATTGTGGTCGACAGAAAGACGCTTTCGGATCGGGTCTCGGAGCATGAGGTTGTGTATATTTTTCAGGCACTGAGCGGCGGTTAA
- a CDS encoding WD40/YVTN/BNR-like repeat-containing protein, whose amino-acid sequence MSDMLILGTRKGTVIFDRTNAAWRPRPIVHAGIPVCYAARDPRDGTLWASLDHGHWGPKLSRSRDGGKTWEDLSSLKYPEGARYIAQYLPTPDFDPEAPAGQPEYKNATVFKIWHLAFGSAEQAGRIYAGTIPGGLFVSDDGGDSWTLNRPLWNHESRGGDLFAGEATSENRWGGTPASIDYGVFEPGIHSIAVDPRDPNRIHVAVSSAGVLESADGGQTWQGRNRGLLMDYLPNPEADWGHDPHFMTTCPGQPDHLWQQNHCGVFYSDDGARHWRKVSLPDAGVHFGFPIAVDERDGRTAWVVPARADSERMAIGGGLCVARTTDGGQTWQTFRAGLPQEHAYDIVLRHGLDIAGDCLCFASTTGNVYLSEDRGETWQCLGNHFPPVYSVRFG is encoded by the coding sequence ATGTCCGATATGCTTATTTTGGGTACCCGCAAGGGTACGGTCATATTTGATCGGACGAACGCCGCTTGGCGTCCGCGTCCCATTGTCCATGCCGGCATTCCGGTTTGCTACGCAGCGCGCGACCCGCGTGACGGCACCTTGTGGGCTTCGCTGGATCACGGCCATTGGGGGCCGAAACTGTCGCGGTCGCGCGATGGCGGCAAAACCTGGGAGGATTTGTCGTCCTTGAAATATCCGGAAGGCGCGCGCTACATTGCCCAATATCTACCAACGCCGGATTTTGATCCTGAGGCCCCGGCCGGACAACCCGAATATAAGAATGCCACGGTGTTCAAGATCTGGCATCTGGCCTTCGGCAGCGCCGAACAAGCCGGCAGGATTTATGCCGGTACTATTCCCGGCGGGCTCTTTGTCAGCGACGATGGCGGCGACAGCTGGACGCTAAACCGGCCGTTGTGGAATCACGAGAGCCGAGGCGGCGATTTGTTTGCCGGCGAGGCGACCAGCGAGAATCGCTGGGGCGGCACGCCGGCCAGTATCGATTACGGCGTATTCGAACCTGGCATTCATTCTATCGCTGTCGATCCGCGCGATCCGAATCGGATTCATGTCGCGGTATCGTCGGCTGGCGTATTGGAATCCGCGGACGGCGGCCAGACTTGGCAAGGTCGAAATCGCGGCTTGTTGATGGACTATCTGCCGAATCCGGAAGCTGATTGGGGGCATGATCCGCATTTCATGACCACCTGTCCCGGGCAACCGGATCATCTCTGGCAACAAAATCATTGCGGGGTGTTTTACAGCGACGACGGCGCGCGGCACTGGCGCAAGGTCAGTCTGCCGGATGCCGGCGTACATTTTGGTTTTCCGATCGCCGTCGATGAGCGTGACGGTCGCACTGCCTGGGTAGTGCCGGCACGGGCGGATTCGGAACGGATGGCAATTGGCGGCGGCTTGTGTGTGGCCCGGACCACAGACGGCGGGCAGACTTGGCAAACCTTTCGCGCCGGATTGCCGCAGGAACATGCTTACGATATTGTCCTTAGGCATGGGCTCGATATTGCCGGCGATTGCTTGTGTTTTGCTAGCACCACCGGCAACGTCTATTTGTCGGAAGACCGGGGCGAGACCTGGCAGTGTCTGGGTAACCATTTTCCGCCGGTCTATTCGGTACGTTTTGGTTAG
- a CDS encoding SIR2 family protein, which produces MSNTVFSEILSGLYDNQVIPYLGPGAVFDAKSKLTQEPMPADSDSLILAMNGGKPMAPKLMYEFPRAAMNQELKRGRNYVTQFLDKTYGQIQYTRASMHDWLKEWRPKYVVDVNRDTQLQDSYADEEHTLIVGVARIVATAFRFKIYHYDGSAYFEIPQEQVDRNLPILFKPMGTPKPESNYIASDADYVDYITELMGGFAIPDFLKDYRKGKKYLLLGLPLNRDSERMVMSDITYGADEHRGWFLRKNPTDKEKRFSAKMGFELINADCQDFLQSVQASAVAA; this is translated from the coding sequence ATGTCAAATACGGTATTTTCCGAAATTCTAAGCGGTTTATACGATAACCAAGTCATTCCCTATCTCGGACCGGGAGCAGTGTTCGATGCCAAAAGCAAACTGACGCAAGAACCGATGCCCGCCGACAGCGACAGCTTGATCTTGGCGATGAACGGCGGCAAACCGATGGCGCCGAAACTGATGTACGAGTTTCCGCGCGCGGCGATGAACCAGGAACTGAAGCGCGGCCGTAACTATGTAACGCAGTTTCTCGACAAGACTTACGGACAAATTCAATACACCCGCGCGTCCATGCACGATTGGTTAAAAGAATGGCGGCCCAAATATGTGGTCGACGTTAACCGCGACACCCAATTGCAAGACAGCTATGCCGACGAAGAACACACCTTGATCGTCGGCGTCGCCCGCATCGTCGCTACCGCTTTTCGTTTCAAAATTTATCATTACGACGGCAGCGCCTATTTCGAAATTCCGCAGGAACAAGTTGATAGAAACCTGCCGATTTTGTTTAAACCCATGGGCACGCCAAAACCCGAATCCAATTACATTGCTTCCGATGCCGACTATGTCGATTACATCACAGAGCTGATGGGCGGCTTCGCGATCCCGGATTTTTTAAAGGATTACCGCAAAGGCAAAAAATACCTGCTGCTGGGTTTGCCCCTCAATCGCGATTCCGAGCGGATGGTCATGAGCGACATTACCTACGGTGCCGACGAACACAGAGGCTGGTTTTTAAGAAAAAACCCTACCGACAAGGAAAAACGCTTTAGTGCCAAAATGGGCTTTGAGCTGATTAACGCCGACTGCCAGGACTTCCTGCAATCGGTGCAAGCTTCGGCTGTCGCTGCTTAA
- a CDS encoding diguanylate cyclase domain-containing protein has product MTTEISKPLILIVDDTPTNIQVLAENLIDEYRIKVAVSGEAALEAIDRQGPPDLILLDVMIPGMDGYEVCRRLKSDPQTAAIPVIFVTAMNAATNEEYGLNLGAMDYITKPFYLPVVKARIRNHIRLKRMTDMLEAMAWMDGLTGIPNRRRFDQVLENEWKRAQRNQLPLALVMVDVDYFKAYNDCHGHGAGDICLRQVATILAASVSRSGDLVARYGGEEFVMLMPETDAEGAQRVAELLCRRIEAQQIPHTGSSASPWVTISAGFAVVVPDLQQMPSELLDEADRQLYLAKENGRNGARGHYSTV; this is encoded by the coding sequence ATGACTACCGAGATCTCCAAGCCCTTGATTTTGATCGTAGACGATACGCCGACCAACATTCAGGTGTTGGCGGAAAATTTGATCGACGAGTATCGCATCAAGGTGGCGGTCAGCGGTGAGGCGGCGCTGGAGGCCATTGACCGGCAAGGTCCGCCCGATCTGATCCTGTTGGATGTGATGATACCGGGCATGGACGGATATGAAGTCTGCCGGCGTCTGAAAAGCGACCCGCAAACAGCGGCTATTCCGGTGATATTTGTGACGGCGATGAATGCGGCGACCAATGAAGAATACGGGCTGAATCTCGGCGCGATGGACTACATTACCAAGCCGTTTTATTTGCCGGTGGTTAAGGCACGGATTCGTAATCATATTCGCCTGAAACGGATGACCGATATGTTGGAAGCGATGGCCTGGATGGACGGTCTGACCGGCATCCCCAATCGTCGGCGCTTCGATCAGGTCTTGGAAAACGAATGGAAGCGGGCGCAGCGCAATCAGTTGCCCTTGGCATTAGTCATGGTGGATGTCGATTATTTTAAAGCTTATAACGATTGTCACGGGCATGGCGCCGGCGATATTTGTTTGCGGCAGGTGGCAACGATATTGGCGGCCTCGGTGAGTCGCTCCGGCGATTTGGTGGCGCGTTACGGCGGGGAAGAGTTTGTCATGCTGATGCCGGAAACCGACGCCGAAGGCGCCCAACGCGTGGCCGAACTGCTATGCCGGCGCATTGAAGCGCAGCAAATTCCGCATACCGGCTCCAGCGCTTCGCCTTGGGTGACGATTAGCGCCGGTTTTGCGGTAGTGGTGCCGGATCTGCAACAGATGCCGTCCGAATTGTTGGACGAGGCTGATCGGCAGTTGTATTTGGCTAAAGAAAACGGTCGAAACGGCGCGCGCGGACACTATTCGACCGTTTAG
- a CDS encoding hybrid sensor histidine kinase/response regulator, whose amino-acid sequence MRVLPNFANWSLRRKLVSIIMFSCAVCLFVSLSVMVVSSVVSRYRSVLHELSSLADVLAENGQAALVFADKAEASRLLVSLKDRPELYAAWMVSADGGVLASWSRGTADIGIPSDYRRPFRELRTNFWSRRAELFTPVIKNTELVGYVLLQADFTAQWNDQLADLGKSLGAAGLALILVYLLAIRLQRIISRPIEELATAARLIAEDKNYALRVAQRDHDEIGDLVQAFNTMLGEIQLRDETLTCHRDRLEAEVAQRTEELLQAKEEAEAASRSKGMFLANMSHEIRTPMNAIIGLSDLALNSDLSPKLRDYLRKIHTSSLALLGITNDILDYSKVEAGRMELQTEAFSLEDVLENVLNLFIVRAEEKGLELVLELDSALPPRLIGDALRLGQILNNLVGNAVKFTEAGEIHIKVSQLAKTHGYSTLSFSVRDTGIGMSAEQLEHLFHAFTQADGSITRRFGGTGLGLTISKRLVEMMGGNLAVQSQLGEGSLFEFTLLLPFPSEQKARPIPGHLQSMRVLIVDDLDISRQMLRDILLAWGFQVEEAASGAQALEALRAANDVNRDFELVLLDWKMPGLDGVQVTREIREMVRRTEIRSAPVVIMVTAFSREKLLSAAGDAIPDDILVKPVMPSTLLEALTRLQGGNPEQGTEQSRPLLAGMAASIRGARILLVEDNEVNQMVAREYLESSGLHVTVVNNGREGVEAVRKNRYDAVLMDLQMPEMSGIEATRLIRQDARFAELPIIAMTAAVQERERNDCYAAGMNDHIGKPVLPQTLMAALVRWIKPSGRSASLEPAPSKSESTVPCLSRELPGFDMAYIRIMIGEDSHKLQLLFECFRDKFADTMQRLRALHSAEKTEQAVDLLHNLKGAAGVLGAVELSRAAANLEEALHAGMPFDACLAACETSLAETLNTIADFTAKGVVAEEQSQAADWVAANELAGQLRDLLEGSDFVPNDLIEQLKSALPCPETRLLIKKIEKQVGNIDYGRARVTLAELVTLIASQRQNRG is encoded by the coding sequence ATGCGCGTTTTGCCCAATTTTGCCAACTGGTCTCTGCGGCGCAAACTGGTGTCCATCATCATGTTTAGTTGTGCGGTATGCCTGTTCGTCAGTCTGTCGGTGATGGTAGTTAGCTCGGTGGTGAGCCGCTATCGCAGCGTGTTGCACGAATTGTCCAGTTTGGCGGACGTGTTAGCCGAAAACGGCCAAGCCGCGCTGGTGTTTGCCGATAAAGCCGAAGCCAGCAGGTTGCTGGTGTCTTTGAAAGACCGGCCTGAGCTGTATGCGGCCTGGATGGTGTCGGCCGATGGCGGTGTACTCGCGTCATGGAGCCGGGGAACGGCGGATATCGGTATACCCAGCGACTACCGGCGACCGTTTCGCGAACTGCGCACCAACTTCTGGAGCCGGCGCGCCGAGCTATTCACGCCGGTGATCAAAAATACCGAGTTGGTCGGCTATGTGTTGCTGCAAGCCGATTTCACCGCGCAATGGAACGATCAACTGGCCGATTTGGGCAAGAGTTTGGGGGCTGCGGGGCTGGCGCTGATATTGGTTTATCTGTTGGCAATCCGCTTGCAGCGCATCATTTCCAGGCCGATAGAGGAGTTGGCTACGGCCGCGCGGCTTATCGCCGAGGATAAAAATTACGCCTTACGCGTGGCGCAGCGCGACCACGACGAGATCGGCGATTTGGTGCAGGCCTTTAATACCATGTTGGGCGAGATTCAATTGCGCGACGAAACCCTTACCTGCCATCGTGACCGTCTGGAAGCCGAAGTGGCGCAGCGCACCGAAGAATTATTGCAAGCCAAAGAGGAAGCGGAAGCCGCCTCGCGTTCCAAAGGCATGTTCCTGGCGAATATGAGTCATGAAATCCGCACGCCGATGAATGCGATCATCGGCTTGTCGGATTTGGCGTTGAACAGCGATCTGTCGCCTAAGCTGCGGGATTATCTCAGGAAAATCCACACCTCATCGCTCGCCTTGCTGGGGATTACCAACGACATTCTCGATTATTCCAAGGTCGAAGCCGGCCGTATGGAATTGCAGACCGAAGCGTTTAGTTTGGAGGATGTGCTGGAGAATGTGTTGAATCTGTTCATCGTCCGCGCCGAGGAAAAAGGCCTGGAGCTGGTGCTGGAACTGGATTCCGCTTTGCCGCCGCGCTTAATTGGCGATGCGCTGCGCTTGGGGCAAATATTGAACAATCTGGTTGGTAATGCGGTGAAATTTACCGAGGCCGGGGAAATTCATATCAAGGTTTCGCAGTTGGCAAAAACCCACGGCTACTCCACCTTGAGTTTTTCGGTGCGCGATACCGGTATTGGGATGTCGGCGGAACAGCTTGAGCATTTGTTTCATGCCTTTACCCAGGCCGACGGCTCGATTACCCGCCGCTTTGGCGGTACCGGGCTGGGATTGACCATCAGCAAGCGGCTGGTGGAAATGATGGGCGGTAATTTAGCCGTGCAGAGTCAGCTTGGCGAAGGTAGCTTATTCGAGTTTACGCTGCTGCTGCCGTTTCCGTCCGAGCAGAAAGCGCGGCCAATTCCCGGCCATCTGCAAAGCATGCGGGTGTTGATCGTCGACGATTTGGACATTTCCCGACAGATGTTGCGCGATATTTTGCTGGCCTGGGGCTTCCAGGTCGAGGAAGCCGCGTCCGGGGCCCAAGCCTTAGAAGCACTGCGCGCTGCCAACGATGTCAATCGGGATTTCGAATTGGTGCTGCTGGATTGGAAAATGCCTGGTCTGGATGGTGTGCAGGTTACCCGGGAAATTCGGGAGATGGTGCGCCGCACCGAGATTCGCAGCGCTCCGGTCGTAATTATGGTGACCGCCTTCAGCCGCGAGAAATTGTTAAGTGCGGCGGGCGATGCGATACCCGACGATATTTTGGTCAAGCCGGTGATGCCATCGACCTTGCTGGAAGCCTTGACGCGTTTGCAGGGCGGCAACCCGGAGCAGGGCACTGAACAAAGCCGGCCGCTTCTGGCGGGTATGGCGGCTTCGATACGTGGGGCACGCATCCTGTTGGTGGAGGACAACGAGGTCAACCAAATGGTAGCCCGGGAATATCTGGAAAGCTCCGGCTTACACGTCACCGTGGTTAATAACGGCCGGGAAGGGGTCGAGGCGGTCAGGAAAAACCGTTACGACGCCGTATTGATGGATTTACAAATGCCGGAGATGAGCGGTATCGAAGCTACTCGGCTGATCCGCCAGGATGCGCGCTTTGCCGAATTGCCCATCATTGCCATGACGGCGGCGGTACAGGAGCGCGAGCGCAACGATTGTTACGCTGCCGGCATGAACGATCATATCGGCAAGCCGGTGTTGCCGCAGACTTTGATGGCGGCGTTGGTACGTTGGATCAAACCGTCGGGACGAAGCGCATCTCTCGAGCCGGCGCCGTCGAAGTCAGAGTCTACGGTCCCCTGCTTATCCAGGGAGTTGCCTGGATTCGATATGGCGTATATTCGGATTATGATCGGCGAGGACAGTCATAAATTACAACTTTTGTTTGAGTGTTTTAGAGATAAATTTGCCGATACAATGCAACGCCTGAGAGCGTTGCATAGCGCCGAAAAAACCGAGCAGGCGGTCGATTTGCTGCACAATTTGAAAGGAGCCGCCGGCGTGCTGGGCGCTGTAGAACTGAGCCGGGCCGCGGCGAATCTGGAGGAAGCTTTGCATGCCGGCATGCCGTTCGACGCGTGCCTCGCCGCTTGCGAGACCAGTTTGGCGGAAACCCTGAACACGATTGCCGATTTCACCGCTAAGGGTGTTGTTGCAGAGGAGCAGAGCCAAGCCGCCGATTGGGTAGCGGCAAACGAGTTGGCCGGCCAGTTGCGCGACTTGTTGGAGGGTAGCGATTTTGTACCGAATGACTTGATCGAGCAATTGAAGAGCGCGCTGCCTTGCCCGGAAACCCGGTTACTGATAAAAAAAATAGAAAAACAGGTCGGCAATATCGACTACGGGCGGGCTCGAGTGACGCTTGCCGAGTTGGTAACTTTGATAGCGTCACAGCGACAAAACAGAGGATAG
- a CDS encoding YfiR family protein produces MQKGSRIHYKMAGQKSLGYASGVMRGIVKNYLTKRFFAPQSRRYRARKWIFACFCLLVPGWQVLPAASLSEAQIKAAYLYNFAKFVEWPADVLPPGADILLCVVGNSVLDSELQALDGRKAGERTLRFVQHNYTDPDLTNCHLLFLGSSEKAHFVVTLKALRDAPVLTLSDIDDFAEKGGGISLLFRENKVVFEVNLEPIRNARLHLPGQLLNIAAIVYGR; encoded by the coding sequence ATGCAAAAAGGATCTCGCATACATTACAAAATGGCCGGACAGAAAAGTTTAGGTTACGCGTCGGGCGTGATGCGGGGTATTGTCAAAAACTATCTGACCAAGCGTTTTTTCGCACCGCAATCCAGACGCTATAGGGCGCGCAAATGGATTTTCGCCTGTTTTTGCCTTTTAGTGCCTGGCTGGCAGGTGTTGCCGGCCGCCAGCCTGTCGGAGGCGCAGATCAAAGCCGCCTATCTATACAATTTTGCCAAATTCGTGGAATGGCCGGCCGACGTATTGCCGCCCGGTGCGGACATTTTGCTCTGTGTGGTCGGTAATAGCGTGCTGGACAGCGAGTTACAAGCCCTGGACGGGCGCAAAGCCGGCGAACGCACCTTGCGGTTTGTCCAACATAACTATACCGATCCGGATTTGACTAATTGCCATCTGTTGTTTCTCGGCAGCTCAGAGAAAGCCCACTTTGTGGTGACCTTAAAAGCACTGCGCGATGCGCCAGTGTTGACCTTATCCGACATCGACGACTTTGCCGAAAAAGGCGGCGGTATCAGCTTGCTGTTTCGTGAAAACAAGGTGGTATTTGAAGTGAATCTGGAACCGATTCGTAATGCCCGGCTGCATTTACCCGGCCAACTGTTGAATATAGCCGCCATTGTTTACGGGAGATAG
- a CDS encoding lipocalin family protein: protein MRKLWKKLPWIIAGIVLIVGLLKPPLLPWLLLVLTVLACLFLPRRGLIGPVELPADDAFLPSEQVQWWYWTGHLFTDDGRRFGFEIVFFSFDSLVIFRDQLVQAAVTDVNGQRFSFEEFVEFHLPNRTPNGFNLTSGADNKVTAVGGDGHDRLHAQVGDYVLDLELNATQPPALHYGGDPHPYRFGGYTYYYSRPKMATTGTISIGGQTFQVTGNSWFDRQYGELYQAILQGWQWFAIELADNRQIMLFDFKGSDTSVEKSGSITDAQGQTVTLAAHEFTVTVLGEWTSPNTGCTYPSGWEVEVRGEKFTVQPLVQDQELRAQHTFWVGPTYWEGACSVAGAAAGNAYVELNGFCRCPGRGG from the coding sequence ATGCGTAAGCTCTGGAAAAAATTGCCCTGGATTATTGCCGGGATTGTGTTGATTGTCGGCCTGCTGAAGCCGCCGTTATTGCCTTGGCTGTTGTTAGTATTGACCGTGCTAGCGTGTTTATTTCTGCCGCGCCGCGGGCTGATCGGTCCGGTCGAATTGCCGGCCGACGATGCCTTTTTACCCAGTGAGCAAGTGCAGTGGTGGTATTGGACCGGGCATTTATTCACCGACGACGGCCGTCGCTTTGGTTTTGAAATCGTGTTTTTCTCGTTCGACAGTTTGGTGATTTTTCGCGATCAGCTGGTGCAGGCGGCGGTTACCGATGTGAATGGTCAACGTTTCTCGTTTGAAGAGTTCGTCGAGTTTCATTTGCCCAATCGAACCCCAAACGGTTTCAACCTGACGTCCGGCGCCGACAATAAAGTCACAGCGGTCGGTGGCGACGGCCATGACCGCTTGCATGCGCAAGTCGGCGACTATGTGCTGGACCTGGAGCTCAATGCCACTCAGCCGCCGGCATTACATTACGGCGGCGATCCGCATCCTTACCGGTTCGGCGGCTACACCTATTACTACTCCCGGCCGAAAATGGCGACCACCGGTACTATCAGTATCGGCGGCCAGACTTTTCAGGTCACCGGCAACAGTTGGTTCGACAGACAATACGGGGAACTCTACCAAGCTATTCTGCAAGGCTGGCAATGGTTTGCGATCGAATTGGCCGACAACCGGCAAATCATGTTGTTCGACTTCAAGGGTAGCGACACTTCAGTGGAAAAATCCGGCTCGATTACCGATGCGCAAGGGCAAACCGTCACGCTGGCGGCGCACGAATTCACGGTTACCGTGCTCGGTGAATGGACTAGTCCCAATACCGGCTGTACGTATCCCTCCGGTTGGGAAGTCGAGGTGCGTGGCGAAAAATTTACCGTGCAGCCCTTGGTGCAGGATCAGGAATTACGCGCGCAGCATACTTTTTGGGTGGGGCCTACATACTGGGAAGGTGCGTGCAGCGTAGCCGGTGCCGCGGCCGGAAATGCCTACGTAGAGTTGAACGGATTTTGCCGTTGCCCTGGTAGAGGTGGTTAA